The DNA region AGTCGTGGGTGTGCACCCGCAGCAGTTCCGATTCACCGGCCGCGGCGGGTGTGAGCCGCTCCACACCGTCGAGCAGCCCCAGCCCCTCGGCCAGCGCCATGGTGAATTGCAGCCGGACCGGCCGCATCGGATGCTCGGGGGTCCAGGTGTAGTCGAGGAATCGATCGGTCCAGACGACCGTTCCATCGACTGCGGGGTTCGGGTCACCACCAGCGGAGCCAGGCATACCTGCCACGCTAATGCGTCGCGCGAGTTCGTAGGCTTGGCGCACCGCTGTGCGCGCGAGGGACGCCGCGAGGAAACCTGCAGGGAACACGCTGCCCGTCCTGGCTGTTGACTGTGCGTTCGCGAAATAAGCTGTCGCCCGGTGTAGCCGCCGCGCATGGGTAGAATTCGTGCCGACGAAGGGGTTTAACAGGTGAAGGATCTGGTCGACACCACGGAGATGTACCTCCGTACCATCTACGACCTCGAGGAAGAGGGCGTCACGCCGTTGCGTGCGCGCATCGCCGAGCGTCTGGAGCAGAGCGGCCCGACGGTGAGCCAGACGGTCGCGCGGATGGAGCGCGACGGTCTGCTGAACGTCGCCGGTGATCGGCACCTCGAACTGACCGAGAAGGGCCGCGCCATGGCGGTCGCCGTGATGCGCAAGCACCGGCTCGCGGAGCGGTTGCTGGTCGACATCATCGGGCTCGACTGGGAGAACGTGCACGCCGAGGCGTGCCCTGGGAGCACGTGATGAGCGAGGAGGTCGAGCGCCGCCTGGTCGAGGTGCTCAACCACCCCACCACCTCCCCCTACGGCAATCCGATTCCGGGCTTGGACGAACTGGGTCTCACGCCCGGTAGCGGTGTCGAGGAGAAGCTGGTCCGGCTCAGCGATCTGCCGACCGGGCAGGCCCAGGCCGTGGTGGTGCGTCGGCTGTCCGAGCACATCCAGACCGAACCGGAGACCATCAACCAGCTCCGGCAGGCCGGTGTGGTGCCCGATGCGCGCGTCACCGTGGAGAACAAGCCCGGCGGTGTGGTCATCTCGGTGCCCGGGCACGAGGGATTCGAACTGTCCGACGAGATGGCGCACGCCGTCCAGGTGAAATTGGTCTGATACGTGAAACTTCTGGTGACCGGCGGCGCCGGCTACGTCGGCGGCGTCTGCGCGCAGGTGCTGCTCGAGGACGGCCACGAGGTCGTCGTCGTCGATGATCTGTCCACCGGCAATGCCGACGGTGTTCCCGGCGGCGCCAAGTTCGTCGAGGGCGATATCGCCACCGTCGGCGCCGAACTGATCGCCGCCGAATCCTTCGACGGGGTGCTGCATTTCGCGGCCCAGTCGCTGGTCGGCGAATCGGTGGTGGCGCCTGAGAAGTACTGGCACGGCAATGTGGTCAAGACCCTCGCCCTGCTCGAGGCCATGCGCGCGGCGGGCACGCCGAAGCTCGTGTTCTCCTCCACGGCAGCGGTGTACGGCGAGCCCGAGCAGGTGCCGATCGTCGAGGACTCTCCCAAGGCGCCGACCAACCCCTACGGCGCGTCGAAGCTGTCCATCGACTACGCGATCACCTCGTACGCGGCCGCGTACGGACTGGCCGCGACCAGCCTGCGCTACTTCAACGTGGCCGGCGCGTACGCCGGGCTCGGCGAGAACCGTGTGGTGGAAACCCATCTCATCCCCCTCGTATTGCAGACCGCGCTGGGTCATCGCGAGTCGATCTCGGTGTTCGGCACCGACTACCCGACGCCCGACGGCACCGCGGTGCGTGACTACATCCACATCCTCGATCTGGCGCAGGCGCACCTGAAGGCACTCGAGCAGTCGCAGCCAGGCACGCACCGCATCTTCAATCTGGGCAGCGGCACCGGTTTCTCGGTTCGCGAGGTCATTTCGGCCTGCGCGCGGGTGACCGGCCTGCCGATCGATGTGGTGGACGCGCCGCGCCGCGGCGGTGACCCGGCCGTGCTGATCGCCTCCAGCGCCAAGGCCATCGCCGAACTCGGCTGGCGGCCCGAGCACACCGATCTCGACGAGATCGTCTCCGACGCCTGGGATTTCCTGCGTTCCCTGGGCGAGCGCGCGCACAGCGCGCGCTGAGCCCGCGTCACCGCAGCCCTCGTCACCGCGACTCCGGCCCGAGGCGGACGCCGAGATCGGCGGCCGTTTCCCGGCCGGAGTCGGCGAGCCGCTGTAACCGCTCGGGCGGCATGCCGGTCTGCAACCCCAGTTCCAGCAACGTCGCCATCCGATGCTGCGGATCGGCGCTCAGCGCGGCGTCCAGGGCCACTCCGGCGAGCGGTCCATCGCCACGCGTGTACGCGCAATAGCCCAGCAGCGCCGCCGCTTCGGCGCGATCGGGTCGGGCAGCGCCCGGGCCAGCTGCGACCACAGCACCTCCGCGCCGTCGGCGTGCGGGCCGGGCGCGAGACCGTACATGATGTCGCGCAGCGCCGGATCCCGCAGGGCCACGGCCAGATCCGCCATCTCCGCGGGGGTGAGCCGGGCCCCGGCCTCGACTCGCTCCAGATAGCGCAGCACCCGGCACAGCTCGAACCGCAACTGCGCCCGCGGATCACCGTGCCGCACCAGGCGGGCCAGCCGCCGGGCCGCGGCGGTCGCCGCGATGTCCAGGGCCGCGGCGGTCGCGTCCCGCGCCACCGGGTCGACGGCGAGGACATCGGTCAGCTCCCGCCGGGAGCCGCGCAGCGGCCGGCCGTCGAGGACGTGCCGGACGGTCACCAGCGAGGTCGCCGGATCGTGCTGGAGCCCCCGCGACCACGGTCCCGACAGCGTCCACCACGGCAGCCGCGCCCCGATGGCCTGCACCGCCCAGGCCCCGGCCAGCGGCACGGCATCGGCCTCCAGCCGATGTTCCAGCGCTGCAACCAGATCCCCGTGCTTACGAGCCCGCACGCCCGCGTGCCGCCCATGGGGTTCGGTCGCGCGGTCGTCCACCACGAGCGCCAGGGCCGCGACGGCCCGATGCCGCACGCAGATGCCCGCGATCCGCTCGACCAGCACCCCGGTCGCGGATCGGCCCGGATTGTCCAGATCCATCCGAGTCAGCACCTCGACCGCCGCGGCGCCGGGCGATTCGTCGTCGGCCCGCAGCACCGTCACCACCAGCGACCGCACGGGCATGAAACCGAGCATCGCCGGTACCGCGGCGATCAGATCACCGGGAGCCCGCAGCCTGTCCCCGCAGTGTCCGGGGTCCTCGGGTGGCGGGTCTGCGGCCGGTTCGGGGCGATCGGGTTCGAGGGGCGCGGTGGGATCGATGGGTGCGTTCATGCCGTCGAGCGTGCGCCGACCCGCCCCCGCGGCCGGATCGGCGACCTCGGGTTTTGCCGGGGCTGTGGATGATTCATGTCGTCGAGTCGCGCGCCGTGGACTACTCGGCGTGGCCCGAGGTCCCGCGGCCCGGATCTGTCGGTGCCCGTTGTTATCGTGCGCCCGCCCGCGGGACGACCCGGCCGCGACCTCCACCCCGAACCCCCGGGACGCAAACGTGAAATGTATTCATTTCATTTTGACCGCCCCGGCGGTTTCACACTGCTACTGTCCGCCTGGCACCGGTGGTCACCGGCGCCGGAAGGAGATCACGTGCATGCACTGAAAAGCGCCTAGCCGGCCCGGGACTCGGCCAGGATCGCCAGGTAGTGCGGATTGGACATGATGCCCAGGACATTGCCGAACGGGTCCACCACCGACGCCGTCACGAAACCGGTGCCTGCACCGCGTTCGATGATCGGCTCGTACACGGTGGCGCCCAGTTCGAGCAGCCGCGCGAAGGTGGCGGCGACGTCGTCGACATGCCAGTTCACGATCTGACCACCCGGAAGATCCGGGTGCGAGGGCGCGAACTTCTTGGCGATGATGCCCAGTTCGGCCTGGTAGTCACCGATGCGGAACTCGTAGTACCCGCCCGGCACCGCGAAATACGGTTCGACGCCGAGCAGTTCGCGGTACCAGTCCTTGGCGGCCTCGAGGTCGTCGGCGAAGTAGTTGACGGTGGCCATTCCACGCAGCATGGTCGTTCTCCTCGGTCGGTGATGCTCGGTTCGTAATCCATCATCACGCGCAAAGTGCTCACCGAATGAGCACTTTTCCGGGCAGAATTCCGGGCATGCGCGCGGACCGTCTGGTAGCGACCCTGTTGTTCATGCAGACCCGGGGGCGGGTGACCGCCGCCGAGGTGGCGGCCGAGCTCGAGGTGTCGGTGGCGACCGCGCGCCGGGACCTGGAGGCCCTGTCCACGGCCGGCATCCCGGTCTATCCGCAGCCCGGACGTGGCGGCGGCTGGGCACTGGTCGGCGGGGCGCGCACGGACCTCAGCGGTCTCACCGCCACCGAGGCCCAGGCCCTGTTCCTGCTGCTCGGTCCGGTGACCACGGCGAACCCGGCCACCAAGTCCGCGCTGCGGAAACTGTTGCGCGCCTTACCGCCACCCTTCCGCGGTGCGGCCGAGGCGGCGGCGAGCGCGATCGTGGTGGACCCGGCCCGCTGGGGCGAAGCCGACGAACAGGCTCCGGCGATGGTGGCCGAGTTGCAACGAGCCGTGGTGCGCCGCAACCGGATCCGGATGGACTACGACCGCGCCGGACAGCGGACCCACGGGTGGTCGATCCGTGGGGCCTGGTCGACAAGGACGGCATCTGGTACCTGGTGGCCGGAACCGAACGCGGACAACGGACCTTCCGGGTCGACCGGATCGCGGCGGTCGAGCCCACCGGCGAGATCGCGGTCCGGCCGCAGGATTTCGACCTGTCGGCGGCCTGGTCGGAGGTGGTGGAGCAGGTCGAACGGCAGCGCTCCACGCTGGCGGCGACGGTGCTGATCCAGGCCGACCTGGCACCGGTGCTGCGCAAACAGCAAGGGCGGCACTGCATCCTGGACGGCCCGGCCGACGACGGGCGGGTGCGGGCTCGGGTCACCGCGCCGACGCCGCTGATGATCGCGCAGCAGCTGGCGGGCTGGGGCGCGGCGGTCGAGGTGATCGAGCCGGAATCGGTGCGCGCCGAACTCGCGCGCCTGGGCGCGGAACTGGTGCGGCGCTACCGTACCGGCGAGTAACCGCTGCCCAGTTATGCGATAATCGAATCACGTTGCAGCAGTGTCGATTTCGTGAACTTTCACAGTCCGCCACTGTTACAGTCCGCCCGGCGCGACCCCTTCAACGCGCCGAAAGGATTACCCGTGAGAAATCAGCTCTCCCCCGATCTGCGACGCTCGGCCGTCGGTGCGGGCGCGGCCGCCGCGCTCGCCCTGGTGGCCGGCTCGATCCTGGCCGCGCCCGCCGGAGCCTCCATCGAAGGCATCCAGGTCGCCGGCCTCACCAGCGACAAGCCCTGCAGCGTGGCCGACGGCTGCGTCATCCAGGCCTCCCTCGGCGGCTCCGACCAGCTGAGCCCGGTCGACTTCCTGGTCAACGGCGCCGTCGTCGGCACCCTCACCCCCACCTCGTACGGCGCCGGCGCGGCCGCGAACCTGCCCTGGCACCCGGGTAACGACGGCACGTACACCATCGGCGTCCGGCAGGGCGTGTCCACGGTGCAGACCGTCTACATCGTCGGCAAGGGCGGCACCTGCCCGCCGATCTCCTCGCTGCTTCCGGGCTCCGCGTCCGGCGGGTCCTCGGGCGCCGGCTCGGCCAGCGGCTCGGGCGACAGCGGTTCGGGCACCGGCTCGGGTGGAAGTGGTTCGGCGGGATCGGGTTCGGGCAACGGTTCGTCTTCGGGTTCGAACACGCCGCTTCCGGCCTGCTGATTCGGGTCCGGGAGCCGAGAAGGCAGGGGGTCGGCTCCCTCCCCCGTCAGCCCTTGCGGACCTTGCGGACCGCCGCGGTGAACAGGGTGTCGAGCGCCTCGGTGTCGGACGTGGTCCCGGAGGTCATGTACGTCACCGCGACCCGCACCTCACCGACCTGACCCACCAGCGTCTGCATGGTCCGGGTGAGGCCGGGCGCATTGTTCTCGGCGCCCACCGTGCGACGCAGAGCGAGTGAGTCGTCGGCGATGACCGGCGGCGGCGGATCCAGCTGTGTGGTGACCACCGAGGTCACCCCGGTGTGCCCGATCCGCACGAACCCGCAGCGCTGCAACTGTTCCCGCAAGGCCGACAGCGGCTTGTCGGAGCGGGTGAGGACCACCGTGAGCGTGGCTTGGCCATGGTCGTCGGTGCCCACCTCCACGGCAGGTCCGGACGTCGGCGCGACCGGCGCGCAGGTGCTCGGATCCACCTGCGCCCCCGGCAGATAACCCTCCAGATCGTTCGCGGCCTGGGCCGCTGTCTCGGGCGACAGCACGATTGCGGTGTAGCGCGACGGAAACTGTGACGGATCCGGCAACAGCGCCGTGAGCCCCTTGTCCACGGTGGCGACCGGCGCGGGATTGCGAGCCGCGATCGGATGTCCGGACACCGAGGTCCCACACGCCGCCAGCAACCCGCCCAGCGCCACGACCCCCACCGTGTACGAGGTGCTGCGGCGACTGCGTTCGGGGGTGCGGAAGGGCTGGGTCACGCCGCCCACTATGCCGAAAATCGGCTGTTCACACCGAATGCCACGCCGCGTACCGGGGGCCTCGGGAATGCGGGTCCGGGTCCGGCGTGTTGCACAGCGATGCGGGTGCTGCGCGCCTGTCAACGGCATGAGGGACAATGGGGTTGGTCGCGAAAGTGGGCCACGCAGGAAGGAGTACGCGATGGACTACGAATCGCGAATGTACGAGCTGGAGTTCCCGGCTCCGCAGCTGTCCTCCGCCGACGGCGCGGGCCCGGTTCTGGTGCACGGCCTCGAGGGCTTCACCGATGCCGGACATGCGGTTCGCCTGGCCACCACGCATCTCAAGGACAGCCTCGAGCACGAACTGGTCGCCTCGTTCGACATGGACGAGCTGCTCGACTACCGCTCGCGGCGTCCGCTCATGACGTTCAAGACCGACCACTTCTCCGACTACTCCCAGCCGGAACTGAGCCTGTGGGCGCTCAAGGACACCGCCGGCACGCCGTTCCTGCTGCTGGCCGGGCTGGAACCGGATCTGCGCTGGGAGCGCTTCGTCACCGCGGTGCGCCTGCTGGCCGAACAGCTTGGCGTGCGCCGCACCATCGGCCTGAGCGCGATTCCCATGGCGATCCCGCACACCCGCCCGCTGGGCGTCACCGCGCACGCCTCGGACTCGGATCTGGTCGGCGAGCACCAGCGCTGGCCCGGTGAGCTGCAGGTACCCGGCAGCGCGTCCTCGCTGCTGGAGTACCGGATGGCCCAGCACGGCCACGAGTCGGTCGGCTTCTCGGTGCACGTGCCGCACTACCTGACCCAGACCGCCTACCCCGAGGCCGCGCAGACGCTGCTGGAGAACGTGGCCGAGAACGCGGGCCTCGAGCTGCCGCTGGCCGCGCTCACCGATGCCGCCGCGCGGGTGCGCGAGCAGGTCAACGAGCAGATCGCGGGCAATTCCGAGGTGGAGACCGTGGTCTCGGCGCTGGAACGCCAGTACGACAGCTTCGTCACCGCCCAGGAACGTCAGTCCAGCCTGCTGGCCAGCGAGAACGATCTGCCCACCGGCGACGAGCTGGGCGCGGAGTTCGAGCGCTTCCTGGCCGAGCAGACCGGGTTCGCCGACGGCGACGGTCCGGAGAACCCGCCGCTGCGCTAGTGGTCGTTACCGGCATTCGTGACGCCGCCCGGTAACGTTGGGCGGCGTGCAGCAACTGTCCGAATTGGTTCCCGACCGTGCCGTACCCGACGTGGACCCGGATTGGTTGTACGAGACCTTCGCCGACTGGGCGAGCCAGGCGGGTCTCGAGCTGTACCCGGCACAGGAAGAAGCGCTGCTGGAGCTGGTCACCGGGTCCAACGTCATCCTCAACACCCCGACCGGATCGGGGAAGTCGCTGGTCGCGCTGGGCGCGCATTTCGCGGCGCTGAACAAGGGCGTGCGCAGCTACTACACCGCGCCGATCAAGGCCCTGGTGAGCGAGAAGTTCTTCGCGCTGTGCGAGGTCTTCGGCGCCGACCGGGTGGGCATGGTGACCGGTGACGCGGCGGTGAACCCGGACGCGCCGATCATCTGCGCCACCGCGGAGATCCTGGCCAACCTGGCGTTGCGCGAGGGTGCCGCGGCCAAGGTCGGCCAGGTCGTGATGGACGAGTTCCACTACTACGCCGATCCCGATCGCGGCTGGGCGTGGCAGGTGCCGCTGATCGAGTTGCCCAATGTCCAATTCCTGCTGATGTCGGCCACTCTCGGCGAGGTCGACTTCTTCGCCGAGGACCTGACCAAGCGGACCGGGCGCGAGACCTCCATCGTGTCCGGCTCCGAACGTCCGGTGCCGCTGAGCTTCTCCTACGTCCGCACCCCCATCACCGAGACGCTGGAAGACCTGGTCACCACCAGTCTCGCGCCGGTGTACGTGGTCCACTTCACGCAGGCTTCGGCCATGGAGCGGGCGCAGGCGCTGATGAGCGTGAACATGTCGACCAAGGCCGAGAAGGAGGCCATCGCCGCGGCCATCGGCGAATTCCGCTTCGCCACCGGATTCGGCAAGACGCTGTCGCGGTTCATCCGCCACGGGGTCGGCGTGCACCACGCGGGCATGCTGCCCAAGTACCGGCGCCTGGTGGAGAAGCTCGCGCAGGACGGGCTGCTGAAAGTGGTGTGCGGCACCGACACCCTCGGCGTCGG from Nocardia tengchongensis includes:
- a CDS encoding VOC family protein: MLRGMATVNYFADDLEAAKDWYRELLGVEPYFAVPGGYYEFRIGDYQAELGIIAKKFAPSHPDLPGGQIVNWHVDDVAATFARLLELGATVYEPIIERGAGTGFVTASVVDPFGNVLGIMSNPHYLAILAESRAG
- a CDS encoding DUF4192 domain-containing protein — protein: MNAPIDPTAPLEPDRPEPAADPPPEDPGHCGDRLRAPGDLIAAVPAMLGFMPVRSLVVTVLRADDESPGAAAVEVLTRMDLDNPGRSATGVLVERIAGICVRHRAVAALALVVDDRATEPHGRHAGVRARKHGDLVAALEHRLEADAVPLAGAWAVQAIGARLPWWTLSGPWSRGLQHDPATSLVTVRHVLDGRPLRGSRRELTDVLAVDPVARDATAAALDIAATAAARRLARLVRHGDPRAQLRFELCRVLRYLERVEAGARLTPAEMADLAVALRDPALRDIMYGLAPGPHADGAEVLWSQLARALPDPIAPKRRRCWAIARTRVAMDRSPEWPWTPR
- a CDS encoding DUF5642 family protein codes for the protein MTQPFRTPERSRRSTSYTVGVVALGGLLAACGTSVSGHPIAARNPAPVATVDKGLTALLPDPSQFPSRYTAIVLSPETAAQAANDLEGYLPGAQVDPSTCAPVAPTSGPAVEVGTDDHGQATLTVVLTRSDKPLSALREQLQRCGFVRIGHTGVTSVVTTQLDPPPPVIADDSLALRRTVGAENNAPGLTRTMQTLVGQVGEVRVAVTYMTSGTTSDTEALDTLFTAAVRKVRKG
- the galE gene encoding UDP-glucose 4-epimerase GalE — encoded protein: MKLLVTGGAGYVGGVCAQVLLEDGHEVVVVDDLSTGNADGVPGGAKFVEGDIATVGAELIAAESFDGVLHFAAQSLVGESVVAPEKYWHGNVVKTLALLEAMRAAGTPKLVFSSTAAVYGEPEQVPIVEDSPKAPTNPYGASKLSIDYAITSYAAAYGLAATSLRYFNVAGAYAGLGENRVVETHLIPLVLQTALGHRESISVFGTDYPTPDGTAVRDYIHILDLAQAHLKALEQSQPGTHRIFNLGSGTGFSVREVISACARVTGLPIDVVDAPRRGGDPAVLIASSAKAIAELGWRPEHTDLDEIVSDAWDFLRSLGERAHSAR
- a CDS encoding proteasome assembly chaperone family protein, with the translated sequence MDYESRMYELEFPAPQLSSADGAGPVLVHGLEGFTDAGHAVRLATTHLKDSLEHELVASFDMDELLDYRSRRPLMTFKTDHFSDYSQPELSLWALKDTAGTPFLLLAGLEPDLRWERFVTAVRLLAEQLGVRRTIGLSAIPMAIPHTRPLGVTAHASDSDLVGEHQRWPGELQVPGSASSLLEYRMAQHGHESVGFSVHVPHYLTQTAYPEAAQTLLENVAENAGLELPLAALTDAAARVREQVNEQIAGNSEVETVVSALERQYDSFVTAQERQSSLLASENDLPTGDELGAEFERFLAEQTGFADGDGPENPPLR
- a CDS encoding DUF4192 family protein, which translates into the protein MLGYCAYTRGDGPLAGVALDAALSADPQHRMATLLELGLQTGMPPERLQRLADSGRETAADLGVRLGPESR